A single genomic interval of Centropristis striata isolate RG_2023a ecotype Rhode Island chromosome 8, C.striata_1.0, whole genome shotgun sequence harbors:
- the LOC131976425 gene encoding protein S100-A6-like codes for MAGTPRLLIAMVATKEVFDEYAKKDGDARSLSKAEVSELLHKEMGFPKDSAEAAQFFEKLDEDKNGVVSYQEYIALAGALLFMMNL; via the exons ATGGCAGGCACACCAC GACTCTTAATAGCGATGGTGGCAACCAAGGAGGTCTTTGACGAGTATGCAAAAAAAGACGGAGACGCAAGGTCTTTGAGCAAGGCAGAAGTCTCTGAACTGCTCCATAAAGAGATGGGATTT CCCAAAGACAGTGCTGAAGCAGCTCAATTCTTCGAAAAGCTGGATGAAGACAAGAATGGtgttgtttcttaccaagagtATATTGCTCTTGCCGGAGCCCTCCTTTTTATGATGAATTTATAG